A stretch of the Leopardus geoffroyi isolate Oge1 chromosome B2, O.geoffroyi_Oge1_pat1.0, whole genome shotgun sequence genome encodes the following:
- the HTR1E gene encoding 5-hydroxytryptamine receptor 1E, giving the protein MNITNCTTEASVAVRPKTVTEKMLISMTLVTITTLTMLLNLAVIMAICTTKKLHQPANYLICSLAVTDLLVAVLVMPLSIMYIAMESWKLGYFICEVWLSVDMTCCTCSILHLCVIALDRYWAITNAIEYARKRTAKRAGLMILTVWTISIFISMPPLFWRSHRQLSPRPSQCTIQHDHVIYTIYSTLGAFYIPLTLILILYYRIYHAAKSLYQKRGSSRHLSNRSTDSQNSFASCKLTQTFCVSDFSTSDPTTEFEKIHTSIRIPSFDNDLDPPGERQQISSTRERKAARILGLILGAFILSWLPFFIKELIVGLSIYTVSSEVADFLTWLGYVNSLINPLLYTSFNEDFKLAFKKLIKCREHT; this is encoded by the coding sequence ATGAATATCACTAACTGTACCACAGAAGCCAGTGTGGCTGTGAGACCCAAGACCGTCACTGAGAAGATGCTCATTTCCATGACTCTGGTGACCATCACCACCCTGACCATGTTGTTGAATTTGGCCGTGATCATGGCCATCTGTACCACCAAGAAGCTCCACCAGCCTGCCAACTACCTGATCTGTTCTCTGGCCGTGACGGACCTCCTGGTGGCAGTGCTCGTCATGCCCCTGAGCATCATGTACATCGCCATGGAAAGCTGGAAACTAGGGTACTTCATCTGTGAGGTGTGGCTGAGTGTGGACATGACCTGCTGCACCTGCTCCATCCTCCATCTCTGTGTGATTGCCCTGGACAGGTACTGGGCCATCACCAATGCTATTGAATATGCCAGGAAGAGGACGGCCAAGAGGGCTGGGCTGATGATCCTCACCGTCTGGACCATCTCCATCTTCATCTCCATGCCCCCTCTGTTCTGGAGGAGCCACCGCCAGCTGAGCCCACGCCCTAGTCAGTGCACAATCCAGCACGACCATGTCATCTACACCATTTACTCCACACTGGGGGCATTTTATATCCCCTTGACTTTGATACTTATTCTGTATTACCGTATTTATCATGCAGCCAAGAGCCTTTACCAGAAAAGAGGATCCAGCCGGCACTTAAGCAACAGAAGCACAGATAGCCAAAATTCTTTTGCGAGTTGTAAACTTACACAGACTTTCTGCGTGTCTGATTTCTCCACCTCAGACCCTACCACAGAGTTTGAGAAGATCCACACCTCTATCAGGATCCCTTCCTTCGACAATGATCTAGATCCCCCTGGAGAACGGCAGCAAATCTCTAGCACCAGGGAGCGCAAGGCAGCACGAATCCTAGGACTGATTTTGGGTGCATTCATTTTGTCATGGCTGCCATTTTTCATCAAAGAGTTGATTGTAGGTCTGAGCATCTATACAGTGTCCTCTGAAGTGGCTGATTTTTTGACGTGGCTCGGGTATGTTAATTCTCTGATCAACCCTTTGCTCTACACAAGTTTTAATGAAGACTTTAAGCTGGCTTTTAAAAAGCTCATTAAGTGCCGAGAACATACTTAG